In a single window of the Zea mays cultivar B73 chromosome 5, Zm-B73-REFERENCE-NAM-5.0, whole genome shotgun sequence genome:
- the LOC103628237 gene encoding putative UPF0496 protein 2 isoform X1, producing MPASCHPIRRRPRCSGSSGGSSGRVAWTIVREKEREREREREREREIRIGDLHAKSQCCVLERDMDTHTTVMLPKQRDADDTTMERSSSTSSSSRTTPGSSRLQPTRSRLGVDEEYDSAFKSKSFLDLWSHAHRHLRHTFSSSPSFKLATSSSFKSAGVVKDHDHDAASDAALEQSCSYTVLDDFVLEPSPEVLARGRGRRRRRRRVDKLLVEYFDVTQEACEACSSLLAAIAAARRHQLTLRRLLRRLEDDDDDDQAAAWDAVAAHVRLDNPLSSPGRLAAFHAVHGRCGPLAARLASAQRRLRRLARAMRVARGAAAAALVAACAAAIVASVVFAAHAVVGIGAAAAAAGVGAGPATSVRRRWYARAGAAVDAAARGAYIVGRDLDTVSCMVRRAHDELEHGRDVARIAVQGRGERPLLQEVTREEAECEEDLRTQLEELEEHVCLCLITINRSRRMVAHEMTGGSLQPTPQH from the exons ATGCCTGCTAGCTGCCATCCGATCCGAAGAAGACCGCGATGCTCCGGGTCCAGCGGAGGATCCTCCGGTCGCGTGGCGTGGACGATTGtacgagagaaagagagagagagagagagagagagagagagagagagagagatcaggATTGGCGATTTGCATGCCAAATCGCAATGCTGCGTGCTGGAGAGAGATATGGACACACACACAACAGTGATGCTGCCCAAGCAACGAGACG CCGATGACACCACCATGGAGAGGAGCAgctccacctcttcttccagcaggACGACTCCGGGCAGCTCGAGGCTACAGCCGACGCGCAGCCGCCTCGGCGTCGACGAGGAGTACGACAGCGCCTTCAAGTCCAAGTCTTTCCTCGACCTCTGGTCGCACGCGCACCGCCACCTCAGGCACACCTTCTCCTCCTCGCCGTCCTTCAAGCTCGCCACGTCGTCGTCGTTCAAGTCCGCCGGCGTCGTCAAGGACCACGACCACGACGCGGCGTCGGACGCCGCCTTGGAGCAGTCGTGCTCGTACACCGTCCTCGACGACTTCGTGCTGGAGCCCAGCCCGGAGGTGCTCGCGCGGGGGCGAgggcggcggaggcggaggcgccGCGTCGACAAGCTGCTGGTCGAGTACTTCGACGTGACGCAGGAGGCCTGCGAGGCGTGCTCCTCGCTCCTCGCCGCCATCGCCGCGGCGCGGCGCCACCAGCTGACGCTCCGCCGCCTACTCCGCCGGctggaggacgacgacgacgacgaccaagCCGCCGCGTGGGACGCAGTCGCGGCGCACGTCCGCCTCGACAACCCTCTGTCGTCGCCGGGCCGGCTCGCGGCGttccacgccgtgcacgggcggtGCGGCCCGCTCGCGGCGCGTCTGGCGTCGGCGCAGCGCCGGCTGCGGCGGCTGGCGCGGGCGATGCGCGTGGCGCGGGGcgcggccgcggcggcgctcgtgGCGGCGTGTGCGGCGGCCATCGTGGCCTCGGTGGTGTTCGCCGCGCACGCCGTGGTGGGCATCGGGGCGGCCGCCGCTGCCGCGGGCGTGGGAGCTGGCCCGGCCACCTCCGTGCGGCGGCGGTGGTACGCGCGCGCGGGCGCCGCGGTGGACGCAGCGGCGCGCGGCGCATACATCGTTGGACGGGACCTGGACACGGTGAGCTGTATGGTGCGGCGCGCGCACGACGAGCTGGAGCACGGTCGCGACGTGGCGCGCATCGCGGTGCAGGGCCGCGGCGAGCGCCCGCTGCTGCAGGAGGTGACGAGGGAGGAGGCGGAGTGCGAGGAGGACCTCAGGACGCAGCTGGAGGAGCTAGAGGAGCATGTCTGCCTCTGCCTCATCACCATCAACCGGAGCAGGAGGATGGTGGCGCACGAGATGACGGGAGGCTCGCTGCAGCCGACGCCACAACATTAG
- the LOC103628237 gene encoding putative UPF0496 protein 2 isoform X2, translating into MRPSSLPPSSSSLSSSLPSSSSTSIFGIGTPDDTTMERSSSTSSSSRTTPGSSRLQPTRSRLGVDEEYDSAFKSKSFLDLWSHAHRHLRHTFSSSPSFKLATSSSFKSAGVVKDHDHDAASDAALEQSCSYTVLDDFVLEPSPEVLARGRGRRRRRRRVDKLLVEYFDVTQEACEACSSLLAAIAAARRHQLTLRRLLRRLEDDDDDDQAAAWDAVAAHVRLDNPLSSPGRLAAFHAVHGRCGPLAARLASAQRRLRRLARAMRVARGAAAAALVAACAAAIVASVVFAAHAVVGIGAAAAAAGVGAGPATSVRRRWYARAGAAVDAAARGAYIVGRDLDTVSCMVRRAHDELEHGRDVARIAVQGRGERPLLQEVTREEAECEEDLRTQLEELEEHVCLCLITINRSRRMVAHEMTGGSLQPTPQH; encoded by the exons ATGAGACCGTCATCGCTgcctccttcttcttcttctctgtcaTCGTCATTgccatcgtcgtcgtcgaccTCCATTTTCGGGATTGGAACTC CCGATGACACCACCATGGAGAGGAGCAgctccacctcttcttccagcaggACGACTCCGGGCAGCTCGAGGCTACAGCCGACGCGCAGCCGCCTCGGCGTCGACGAGGAGTACGACAGCGCCTTCAAGTCCAAGTCTTTCCTCGACCTCTGGTCGCACGCGCACCGCCACCTCAGGCACACCTTCTCCTCCTCGCCGTCCTTCAAGCTCGCCACGTCGTCGTCGTTCAAGTCCGCCGGCGTCGTCAAGGACCACGACCACGACGCGGCGTCGGACGCCGCCTTGGAGCAGTCGTGCTCGTACACCGTCCTCGACGACTTCGTGCTGGAGCCCAGCCCGGAGGTGCTCGCGCGGGGGCGAgggcggcggaggcggaggcgccGCGTCGACAAGCTGCTGGTCGAGTACTTCGACGTGACGCAGGAGGCCTGCGAGGCGTGCTCCTCGCTCCTCGCCGCCATCGCCGCGGCGCGGCGCCACCAGCTGACGCTCCGCCGCCTACTCCGCCGGctggaggacgacgacgacgacgaccaagCCGCCGCGTGGGACGCAGTCGCGGCGCACGTCCGCCTCGACAACCCTCTGTCGTCGCCGGGCCGGCTCGCGGCGttccacgccgtgcacgggcggtGCGGCCCGCTCGCGGCGCGTCTGGCGTCGGCGCAGCGCCGGCTGCGGCGGCTGGCGCGGGCGATGCGCGTGGCGCGGGGcgcggccgcggcggcgctcgtgGCGGCGTGTGCGGCGGCCATCGTGGCCTCGGTGGTGTTCGCCGCGCACGCCGTGGTGGGCATCGGGGCGGCCGCCGCTGCCGCGGGCGTGGGAGCTGGCCCGGCCACCTCCGTGCGGCGGCGGTGGTACGCGCGCGCGGGCGCCGCGGTGGACGCAGCGGCGCGCGGCGCATACATCGTTGGACGGGACCTGGACACGGTGAGCTGTATGGTGCGGCGCGCGCACGACGAGCTGGAGCACGGTCGCGACGTGGCGCGCATCGCGGTGCAGGGCCGCGGCGAGCGCCCGCTGCTGCAGGAGGTGACGAGGGAGGAGGCGGAGTGCGAGGAGGACCTCAGGACGCAGCTGGAGGAGCTAGAGGAGCATGTCTGCCTCTGCCTCATCACCATCAACCGGAGCAGGAGGATGGTGGCGCACGAGATGACGGGAGGCTCGCTGCAGCCGACGCCACAACATTAG
- the LOC103628238 gene encoding mavicyanin — MQQLLAFASLLLLWPARRASAAEYVVGDVGYGWDSGSGVNYAAWARAHAFAVGDVLVFQYVSTQHNVYEVTEEVYRSCDTAGGDGDGDGVRAKYTSGYDRVVLAEARGYWFICDVPGHCQGGMRVAVNVSAGAAGGGGGSGGPPMTVNPPPPDGSAASTTTAKGRLGWAWAAACLALGVLALMNTSY; from the exons ATGCAGCAGCTGCTGGCcttcgcctccctgctgcttctgTGGCCGGCGCGCCGCGCTAGCGCCGCCGAGTACGTGGTCGGCGACGTCGGCTACGGCTGGGACTCTGGGTCCGGCGTCAACTACGCCGCCTGGGCAAGGGCGCACGCCTTCGCCGTCGGGGACGTCCTAG TTTTCCAGTACGTGAGCACCCAGCACAACGTGTACGAGGTGACCGAGGAGGTCTACCGGTCCTGCGACACCGccggcggcgacggcgacggcgacggcgtgcGCGCCAAGTACACCAGCGGCTACGACCGCGTGGTGCTCGCCGAGGCGAGGGGCTACTGGTTCATCTGCGATGTCCCCGGCCACTGCCAAGGAGGCATGAGGGTCGCCGTCAACGTCTCCGCTGGCGcggcaggaggaggaggaggaagcggCGGGCCGCCGATGACTGTGAATCCCCCGCCGCCGGACGGCAGCGCGGCGTCGACGACGACAGCCAAAGGTCGCCTGGGTTGGGCTTGGGCGGCGGCGTGTCTGGCTCTCGGGGTCCTGGCGTTGATGAATACCAGTTACTAG
- the LOC100273158 gene encoding Protein FREE1 codes for MHPSSGAGDYAPYYPPYPSPAAPPPAAYPSVSAPASAPPYSSYPADFAPAPSYPAYPPADLPHYAPPPAAPAPPQPYYPYEPAPAPPLPPSPHNPVPSPYPSLDRAGSYGYGSGPGSGYGQELYPPKPAGGWSDDGAYAYNGGDAPEPYGSRGTAPRPGSGSALFDDYGRSIGSAADRGGRGGSAASPKVVRAVPKAETSEDVRGGVQKFRVKLLPEGAGSPMDVLCQVGLDGIRMLDPNTGRTLRIYPLETVTRCDVLDSSIFAFWSKSSVDVEGKRIRLKSNSYTSSTILDTVTAATVQFKEMGESSISRSRAIADASKPAEQQNERKKNFLDWRNLMKPINEEKDHWVPDEAVSKCTACAADFSAFNRRHHCRNCGDIFCDKCTQGRTPLTTDADAQPVRVCDRCMAEVTQRLNNAREVANRPIVHSHEDLAKKLQEAMDINKRSSSGTRSSDVSGKRMREVACPTCTVHLQVEVPASGSETIECGVCQNPFLVSAR; via the exons ATGCATCCCTCCTCCGGCGCGGGGGACTACGCCCCTTACTACCCACCTTATCCCTCCCCGGCCGCGCCGCCTCCCGCCGCCTACCCGTCGGTGTCCGCCCCGGCTTCTGCGCCCCCGTACTCGTCGTACCCCGCGGACTTCGCCCCCGCGCCTTCGTACCCCGCGTACCCGCCCGCCGACCTCCCCCACTACGCGCCGCCGCCGGCTGCGCCCGCGCCCCCGCAGCCGTACTACCCCTAcgagccggcgccggcgccgccgctgccgccgtccCCGCACAACCCGGTGCCCTCTCCGTACCCGTCGCTGGATCGGGCGGGGAGCTACGGCTACGGATCTGGCCCTGGCTCCGGGTACGGCCAGGAGCTGTACCCGCCCAAGCCGGCGGGCGGGTGGTCCGACGACGGAGCGTACGCTTACAACGGGGGCGACGCGCCGGAGCCGTACGGGTCCAGGGGCACCgcaccgaggccgggctcgggatcCGCGCTGTTTGATGACTACGGGAGGTCCATTGGCTCAGCTGCCGATAGGGGTGGCCGTGGGGGTAGCGCGGCCAGCCCCAAGGTGGTGAGGGCCGTGCCCAAGGCAGAGACGTCAGAGGACGTCAGGGGTGGGGTGCAGAAGTTCAGGGTCAAGCTGCTGCCGGAGGGCGCTGGGAGCCCCATGGATGTGCTCTGTCAG GTTGGTCTGGATGGAATTCGGATGCTTGATCCCAACACTGGTAGGACACTAAGAATATATCCCCTTGAAACTGTAACTAGATGCGAT GTATTAGATTCCTCTATTTTTGCCTTTTGGTCCAAGAGTTCGGTGGATGTTGAAGGAAAAAGAATAAGGCTGAAATCAAACAGCTATACATCCAGCACCATTCTTGACACTGTCACAGCTGCGACTGTGCAG TTCAAGGAGATGGGTGAAAGCAGCATTTCAAGAAGTAGAGCAATTGCTGATGCATCCAAGCCCGCTGAGCAGCAAAATGAGAGGAAGAAAAATTTCCTTGATTGGAGGAATTTAATGAAGCCTATTAATGAGGAGAAAGATCACTGG GTCCCAGATGAAGCTGTCAGCAAGTGCACAGCATGCGCAGCAGATTTCAGTGCTTTCAACCGCAGG CATCACTGTCGAAACTGTGGTGATATTTTCTGCGATAAGTGCACCCAGGGAAGAACTCCTCTGACTACAGATGCAGATGCTCAACCAGTTCGAGTTTGTGACAGATGCATG GCTGAAGTAACGCAAAGACTTAACAATGCAAGGGAAGTGGCTAATCGACCTATTGTTCACAGCCACGAGGATCTTGCCAAAAAACTTCAG GAAGCCATGGATATAAATAAAAGGTCGTCTTCAG GAACAAGGTCTTCAGATGTTTCTGGCAAGCGGATGCGGGAGGTCGCATGCCCAACCTGCACGGTCCATCTTCAG GTCGAGGTTCCAGCTTCTGGTTCGGAGACGATAGAGTGCGGCGTATGTCAGAACCCTTTCCTCGTCAGCGCCCGTTGA
- the LOC100273416 gene encoding uncharacterized protein isoform X2 — protein MGLSSKPLHRCPIPVADDPNVVVIPKRTPNTIVKKLAYITVDKQDKDPSPLFGGRQNWKQREESFKLNSTMKVHCGFMKNSGADMDIIDVKYIQKCKFVVASGIFDGYDIPHQPSNISRRSQKLFCFLMVVDEVSLDFIQKNTTVKIDSAGGKWVGIWRLLTVHRLPFDEPRRNGKIPKILTHRLFPQAWYSIWIDGKMELIVDPLLILERYLWRGKYTFAVAVHKHHRSIYEEGDAIKRRKRYARPLVDLQMKMYYYEGMEPWSPKKKMPGDVPEGAVLIREHTATTNLFSCLWFNEVNLFTPRDQISFGYVARRLGDALELFMFPNCEYNSLFVLHRHTREHSSKVEWAKTVDEIVEKGLRESRGGLGLWTPYPADLSSVELPAVRRTSPAG, from the exons ATGGGGCTCTCATCCAAACCACTCCACC GCTGCCCGATACCTGTTGCGGATGATCCAAATGTTGTTGTCATACCAAAGAGGACTCCCAACACAATTGTGAAGAAGTTGGCATATATAACTGTTGACAAACAGGATAAAGATCCCTCACCGCTGTTTGGAGGACGTCAAAACTGGAAACAGAGGGAGGAGAGCTTTAAACTGAACTCTACCATGAAG GTTCACTGCGGATTTATGAAAAATAGTGGTGCAGATATGGATATCATTGATGTCAAGTACATACAGAAATGCAAATTCGTGGTTGCCTCTGGTATTTTCGATGGTTACGACATCCCTCACCAGCCATCCAATATCAGCCGCCGGTCTCAGAAGCTGTTCTGCTTCCTGATGGTGGTGGACGAAGTATCTCTTGATTTTATCCAAAAGAACACCACCGTCAAGATCGACAGCGCTGGAGGGAAATGGGTTGGCATATGGCGACTTCTAACAGTGCACCGCCTCCCATTCGACGAACCTAGAAGGAACGGGAAAATACCCAAGATCTTGACGCACAGACTATTCCCTCAAGCTTGGTATAGCATTTGGATTGACGGGAAAATGGAGCTCATAGTTGATCCGCTGCTTATTCTCGAGAG GTACCTCTGGCGTGGAAAATACACATTCGCGGTGGCTGTCCACAAGCATCATAGGAGCATCTACGAGGAGGGCGACGCGATCAAGCGACGGAAGCGCTACGCCCGCCCTTTggttgatcttcagatgaagatgTACTATTACGAGGGGATGGAGCCTTGGAGCCCGAAGAAAAAGATGCCTGGCG ATGTGCCGGAGGGAGCCGTGCTGATCCGGGAACACACAGCGACGACCAACCTGTTCAGCTGCCTCTGGTTCAACGAGGTGAACCTCTTCACCCCACGCGACCAGATCAGCTTCGGCTACGTGGCGCGCAGGCTCGGCGACGCTCTCGAGCTCTTCATGTTCCCCAACTGCGAGTACAACTCGCTGTTCGTCCTGCACAGGCACACGAGGGAGCACTCGTCTAAGGTGGAGTGGGCCAAAACGGTCGACGAGATCGTGGAGAAGGGGCTGAGGGAGAGTAGAGGAGGGTTGGGGCTGTGGACTCCGTACCCTGCGGACCTCAGCTCCGTGGAACTCCCTGCTGTAAGAAGAACTTCGCCGGCAGGATAA
- the LOC100273416 gene encoding uncharacterized protein LOC100273416 — MARRSRGSGSVTDAASKADAAAMRMVSRRGAVRLVLVSATAWAMLGLVALAFHLRPCSSRVAFLSALCKKDSKVLSVLDSMGLSSKPLHRCPIPVADDPNVVVIPKRTPNTIVKKLAYITVDKQDKDPSPLFGGRQNWKQREESFKLNSTMKVHCGFMKNSGADMDIIDVKYIQKCKFVVASGIFDGYDIPHQPSNISRRSQKLFCFLMVVDEVSLDFIQKNTTVKIDSAGGKWVGIWRLLTVHRLPFDEPRRNGKIPKILTHRLFPQAWYSIWIDGKMELIVDPLLILERYLWRGKYTFAVAVHKHHRSIYEEGDAIKRRKRYARPLVDLQMKMYYYEGMEPWSPKKKMPGDVPEGAVLIREHTATTNLFSCLWFNEVNLFTPRDQISFGYVARRLGDALELFMFPNCEYNSLFVLHRHTREHSSKVEWAKTVDEIVEKGLRESRGGLGLWTPYPADLSSVELPAVRRTSPAG; from the exons ATGGCGAGGCGAAGCAGAG GCAGCGGCAGCGTCACGGACGCGGCGTCGAAGGCGGACGCGGCGGCGATGCGGATGGTGTCCCGCAGGGGCGCCGTGCGGCTGGTGCTCGTGTCGGCCACCGCCTGGGCCATGCTCGGGCTCGTCGcgctcgccttccacctccggccatGCAGCTCCCGCGTCGCATTCCTCTCAG CTCTTTGCAAAAAAGACAGTAAAGTTCTCTCTGTGTTGGACTCGATGGGGCTCTCATCCAAACCACTCCACC GCTGCCCGATACCTGTTGCGGATGATCCAAATGTTGTTGTCATACCAAAGAGGACTCCCAACACAATTGTGAAGAAGTTGGCATATATAACTGTTGACAAACAGGATAAAGATCCCTCACCGCTGTTTGGAGGACGTCAAAACTGGAAACAGAGGGAGGAGAGCTTTAAACTGAACTCTACCATGAAG GTTCACTGCGGATTTATGAAAAATAGTGGTGCAGATATGGATATCATTGATGTCAAGTACATACAGAAATGCAAATTCGTGGTTGCCTCTGGTATTTTCGATGGTTACGACATCCCTCACCAGCCATCCAATATCAGCCGCCGGTCTCAGAAGCTGTTCTGCTTCCTGATGGTGGTGGACGAAGTATCTCTTGATTTTATCCAAAAGAACACCACCGTCAAGATCGACAGCGCTGGAGGGAAATGGGTTGGCATATGGCGACTTCTAACAGTGCACCGCCTCCCATTCGACGAACCTAGAAGGAACGGGAAAATACCCAAGATCTTGACGCACAGACTATTCCCTCAAGCTTGGTATAGCATTTGGATTGACGGGAAAATGGAGCTCATAGTTGATCCGCTGCTTATTCTCGAGAG GTACCTCTGGCGTGGAAAATACACATTCGCGGTGGCTGTCCACAAGCATCATAGGAGCATCTACGAGGAGGGCGACGCGATCAAGCGACGGAAGCGCTACGCCCGCCCTTTggttgatcttcagatgaagatgTACTATTACGAGGGGATGGAGCCTTGGAGCCCGAAGAAAAAGATGCCTGGCG ATGTGCCGGAGGGAGCCGTGCTGATCCGGGAACACACAGCGACGACCAACCTGTTCAGCTGCCTCTGGTTCAACGAGGTGAACCTCTTCACCCCACGCGACCAGATCAGCTTCGGCTACGTGGCGCGCAGGCTCGGCGACGCTCTCGAGCTCTTCATGTTCCCCAACTGCGAGTACAACTCGCTGTTCGTCCTGCACAGGCACACGAGGGAGCACTCGTCTAAGGTGGAGTGGGCCAAAACGGTCGACGAGATCGTGGAGAAGGGGCTGAGGGAGAGTAGAGGAGGGTTGGGGCTGTGGACTCCGTACCCTGCGGACCTCAGCTCCGTGGAACTCCCTGCTGTAAGAAGAACTTCGCCGGCAGGATAA
- the LOC100273416 gene encoding uncharacterized protein isoform X1, with amino-acid sequence MARRSRGSGSVTDAASKADAAAMRMVSRRGAVRLVLVSATAWAMLGLVALAFHLRPCSSRVAFLSALCKKDSKVLSVLDSMGLSSKPLHRCPIPVADDPNVVVIPKRTPNTIVKKLAYITVDKQDKDPSPLFGGRQNWKQREESFKLNSTMKVHCGFMKNSGADMDIIDVKYIQKCKFVVASGIFDGYDIPHQPSNISRRSQKLFCFLMVVDEVSLDFIQKNTTVKIDSAGGKWVGIWRLLTVHRLPFDEPRRNGKIPKILTHRLFPQAWYSIWIDGKMELIVDPLLILERYLWRGKYTFAVAVHKHHRSIYEEGDAIKRRKRYARPLVDLQMKMYYYEGMEPWSPKKKMPGAKAITCRCAGGSRADPGTHSDDQPVQLPLVQRGEPLHPTRPDQLRLRGAQARRRSRALHVPQLRVQLAVRPAQAHEGALV; translated from the exons ATGGCGAGGCGAAGCAGAG GCAGCGGCAGCGTCACGGACGCGGCGTCGAAGGCGGACGCGGCGGCGATGCGGATGGTGTCCCGCAGGGGCGCCGTGCGGCTGGTGCTCGTGTCGGCCACCGCCTGGGCCATGCTCGGGCTCGTCGcgctcgccttccacctccggccatGCAGCTCCCGCGTCGCATTCCTCTCAG CTCTTTGCAAAAAAGACAGTAAAGTTCTCTCTGTGTTGGACTCGATGGGGCTCTCATCCAAACCACTCCACC GCTGCCCGATACCTGTTGCGGATGATCCAAATGTTGTTGTCATACCAAAGAGGACTCCCAACACAATTGTGAAGAAGTTGGCATATATAACTGTTGACAAACAGGATAAAGATCCCTCACCGCTGTTTGGAGGACGTCAAAACTGGAAACAGAGGGAGGAGAGCTTTAAACTGAACTCTACCATGAAG GTTCACTGCGGATTTATGAAAAATAGTGGTGCAGATATGGATATCATTGATGTCAAGTACATACAGAAATGCAAATTCGTGGTTGCCTCTGGTATTTTCGATGGTTACGACATCCCTCACCAGCCATCCAATATCAGCCGCCGGTCTCAGAAGCTGTTCTGCTTCCTGATGGTGGTGGACGAAGTATCTCTTGATTTTATCCAAAAGAACACCACCGTCAAGATCGACAGCGCTGGAGGGAAATGGGTTGGCATATGGCGACTTCTAACAGTGCACCGCCTCCCATTCGACGAACCTAGAAGGAACGGGAAAATACCCAAGATCTTGACGCACAGACTATTCCCTCAAGCTTGGTATAGCATTTGGATTGACGGGAAAATGGAGCTCATAGTTGATCCGCTGCTTATTCTCGAGAG GTACCTCTGGCGTGGAAAATACACATTCGCGGTGGCTGTCCACAAGCATCATAGGAGCATCTACGAGGAGGGCGACGCGATCAAGCGACGGAAGCGCTACGCCCGCCCTTTggttgatcttcagatgaagatgTACTATTACGAGGGGATGGAGCCTTGGAGCCCGAAGAAAAAGATGCCTGGCG CTAAAGCTATAACCTGCAGATGTGCCGGAGGGAGCCGTGCTGATCCGGGAACACACAGCGACGACCAACCTGTTCAGCTGCCTCTGGTTCAACGAGGTGAACCTCTTCACCCCACGCGACCAGATCAGCTTCGGCTACGTGGCGCGCAGGCTCGGCGACGCTCTCGAGCTCTTCATGTTCCCCAACTGCGAGTACAACTCGCTGTTCGTCCTGCACAGGCACACGAGGGAGCACTCGTCTAA